Proteins encoded in a region of the Candidatus Limnocylindria bacterium genome:
- the tuf gene encoding elongation factor Tu (EF-Tu; promotes GTP-dependent binding of aminoacyl-tRNA to the A-site of ribosomes during protein biosynthesis; when the tRNA anticodon matches the mRNA codon, GTP hydrolysis results; the inactive EF-Tu-GDP leaves the ribosome and release of GDP is promoted by elongation factor Ts; many prokaryotes have two copies of the gene encoding EF-Tu): protein VLSKEEGGRHTPFFNGYRPQFYIRTTDVTGSAELPAGTEMVMPGDNVSLTVTLITPIALEEGLRFAIREGGKTVGAGVVTKILE, encoded by the coding sequence CGTGCTCTCCAAGGAGGAGGGCGGCCGGCACACCCCGTTCTTCAACGGCTACCGCCCGCAGTTCTACATCCGCACCACCGACGTCACCGGCTCGGCCGAGCTGCCGGCGGGGACCGAGATGGTCATGCCCGGCGACAACGTCTCGCTCACCGTCACGCTCATCACCCCGATCGCTCTCGAAGAGGGTCTGCGCTTCGCCATCCGCGAAGGCGGCAAGACCGTCGGCGCC